The following coding sequences lie in one Arabidopsis thaliana chromosome 3, partial sequence genomic window:
- the LTPG2 gene encoding Bifunctional inhibitor/lipid-transfer protein/seed storage 2S albumin superfamily protein (Bifunctional inhibitor/lipid-transfer protein/seed storage 2S albumin superfamily protein; CONTAINS InterPro DOMAIN/s: Bifunctional inhibitor/plant lipid transfer protein/seed storage (InterPro:IPR016140), Plant lipid transfer protein/seed storage/trypsin-alpha amylase inhibitor (InterPro:IPR003612); BEST Arabidopsis thaliana protein match is: Bifunctional inhibitor/lipid-transfer protein/seed storage 2S albumin superfamily protein (TAIR:AT2G27130.1); Has 35333 Blast hits to 34131 proteins in 2444 species: Archae - 798; Bacteria - 22429; Metazoa - 974; Fungi - 991; Plants - 531; Viruses - 0; Other Eukaryotes - 9610 (source: NCBI BLink).) gives MSNVVVIAVVLIVASLTGHVSAQMDMSPSSGPSGAPDCMANLMNMTGCLSYVTVGEGGGAAKPDKTCCPALAGLVESSPQCLCYLLSGDMAAQLGIKIDKAKALKLPGVCGVITPDPSLCSLFGIPVGAPVAMGDEGASPAYAPGSMSESPGGFGSGPSASRGSDAPSSAPYSLFLNLIIFPLAFAFYIFC, from the exons ATGTCTAACGTTGTAGTAATCGCCGTTGTTCTCATCGTAGCATCGCTAACAGGACATGTGTCAGCACAAATGGATATGTCTCCGTCGTCAGGACCATCGGGTGCACCAGACTGCATGGCGAACCTAATGAACATGACAGGCTGTCTCTCGTACGTTACGGTCGGAGAAGGTGGTGGTGCGGCCAAGCCGGACAAGACGTGTTGTCCGGCGCTAGCGGGGCTAGTGGAGAGCTCGCCGCAATGCTTATGTTACCTCCTCTCCGGTGACATGGCGGCACAACTTGGAATCAAGATTGATAAGGCAAAGGCTCTCAAACTTCCCGGAGTTTGCGGCGTGATCACTCCCGATCCTTCACTTTGTTCTC TTTTTGGAATTCCTGTTGGAGCACCTGTAGCTATGGGAGACGAGGGAGCCTCCCCAGCCTATGCTCCAGGTTCGATGTCAG AATCACCAGGAGGATTTGGGTCGGGTCCTTCGGCTAGTAGAGGGAGCGATGCACCAAGCAGTGCAccttattctctttttctcaatCTTATAATTTTCCCATTAGCTTTTGCATTTTACATCTTTTGCTGA
- the LTPG2 gene encoding Bifunctional inhibitor/lipid-transfer protein/seed storage 2S albumin superfamily protein (Bifunctional inhibitor/lipid-transfer protein/seed storage 2S albumin superfamily protein; CONTAINS InterPro DOMAIN/s: Bifunctional inhibitor/plant lipid transfer protein/seed storage (InterPro:IPR016140), Plant lipid transfer protein/seed storage/trypsin-alpha amylase inhibitor (InterPro:IPR003612); BEST Arabidopsis thaliana protein match is: Bifunctional inhibitor/lipid-transfer protein/seed storage 2S albumin superfamily protein (TAIR:AT2G27130.1); Has 691 Blast hits to 687 proteins in 23 species: Archae - 0; Bacteria - 0; Metazoa - 0; Fungi - 0; Plants - 691; Viruses - 0; Other Eukaryotes - 0 (source: NCBI BLink).), with amino-acid sequence MSNVVVIAVVLIVASLTGHVSAQMDMSPSSGPSGAPDCMANLMNMTGCLSYVTVGEGGGAAKPDKTCCPALAGLVESSPQCLCYLLSGDMAAQLGIKIDKAKALKLPGVCGVITPDPSLCSLFGIPVGAPVAMGDEGASPAYAPGSMSGAESPGGFGSGPSASRGSDAPSSAPYSLFLNLIIFPLAFAFYIFC; translated from the exons ATGTCTAACGTTGTAGTAATCGCCGTTGTTCTCATCGTAGCATCGCTAACAGGACATGTGTCAGCACAAATGGATATGTCTCCGTCGTCAGGACCATCGGGTGCACCAGACTGCATGGCGAACCTAATGAACATGACAGGCTGTCTCTCGTACGTTACGGTCGGAGAAGGTGGTGGTGCGGCCAAGCCGGACAAGACGTGTTGTCCGGCGCTAGCGGGGCTAGTGGAGAGCTCGCCGCAATGCTTATGTTACCTCCTCTCCGGTGACATGGCGGCACAACTTGGAATCAAGATTGATAAGGCAAAGGCTCTCAAACTTCCCGGAGTTTGCGGCGTGATCACTCCCGATCCTTCACTTTGTTCTC TTTTTGGAATTCCTGTTGGAGCACCTGTAGCTATGGGAGACGAGGGAGCCTCCCCAGCCTATGCTCCAGGTTCGATGTCAG GTGCAGAATCACCAGGAGGATTTGGGTCGGGTCCTTCGGCTAGTAGAGGGAGCGATGCACCAAGCAGTGCAccttattctctttttctcaatCTTATAATTTTCCCATTAGCTTTTGCATTTTACATCTTTTGCTGA